The following proteins are co-located in the Rippkaea orientalis PCC 8801 genome:
- a CDS encoding phycobilisome linker polypeptide: MRMFKVTACVPSQTRIRTQRELQNTYFTKLVPYDNWFREQQRIMKMGGKIVKVQLATGKPGTNTGLL; the protein is encoded by the coding sequence ATGCGGATGTTTAAAGTCACCGCTTGTGTCCCTAGCCAAACTCGGATTCGGACTCAGCGCGAATTACAGAATACTTACTTTACCAAATTAGTTCCCTACGATAACTGGTTTCGGGAACAACAGCGCATTATGAAAATGGGCGGTAAAATCGTTAAAGTCCAATTAGCAACCGGTAAACCAGGAACCAATACTGGTCTTTTATAA